TTAAGACTATAAATGAAGTACTTGGCGGAACCTGGAAACCCGGGAGCTATTGGGGACCGATGAGCGATGGCATAGTTGAATTGGCACCGTTGACTTCCTATGCACCGGAAGGCGCACAGGCTAAGATTGATGAAGCTAAGAAAGCCATAAACGACAGCTCATTAAAGATATTCAAAGGACCGTTAAAGGACAACACAGGTATTGAAAGAGTTAAAGAAGGCCAGGTTATGACTGATGACGAAGTTTGGAGCATGGACTGGTTCGTTGAAGGAGTAATAGGTAAGACCAACTAATACTTAAGAAGGATTGTGGTGAGCATGGATAAACTGAAGGAAGCAATAAGGATGGATAACATATCCAAATCATTCGGGAAGGTGCTGGCCAACAAGAACATCAATTTTGAAGCCCGAAGCGGCGAAATCCATGCTTTGCTGGGAGAAAACGGAGCAGGAAAAAGTACACTTATGAACATGCTATCAGGGATTTACACCCCTGATAGCGGTTCTATTTTTATTTATGGGAAAGAAGTTTCTTTTCATTCTCCCAAAGATTCCATCCGTGCAGGCATAGGAATGATACATCAGCATTTCAAGCTCATTGATGTTTTGACGGCAAGGGAAAGCATTATCCTGGGGGAAAAGGGCAGCTTTCTTTTAAACCCCAAGGCAGAATATGCAAAGATAAAGGAAGTTTGTGATACCTTCGGACTGGATATCGACCTGGATAAAAAGATATATGATATGTCCGTCGGTGAAAAGCAAAACGTTGAAATCATAAAGGTTCTCTATAGGGGAGCCAAGATACTTATAATGGATGAGCCTACGGCAGTTCTTACTCCCCAGGAAATTGAAAAGCTCTTTAAAATAATGGGCAACATGAAGGAGCAAGGCTGCACCATAATAATAATAACCCACAAAATGAACGAGGTTATGGCGGTGGCCGACAGGGTAACGGTTTTAAGGAGCGGTGAGACTGTGGGTACTGTTGTTAAAAATGAGACCAATCCCAAAGCCTTGACGGAGATGATGGTGGGACGTCCCATGGATTTATCCGTTAAAAGGCTGGAAACAAACATGGGAAAAATCATACTTAAAGTAAATAACCTGAGTGTATATGGCGAAGATAAGGTAAGGGCGCTTACAAACGTGTCCTTTAATATAGCCGAGGGAGAAATCCTCGGTGTTGCCGGAGTTGCAGGCAGCGGACAAAAAGAGCTGTGCGAAACAATAGCCGGCCTCTATCCTATTGAATCGGGAGAAATATATTACAAGGATCAAAATATCGTAGGCAAAAGTCCAAGGGATATTATAAACATGGGTATCAGCATGAGCTTTATTCCCGAAGACAGGTTGGGAATGGGCCTGGTGGCTTCCATGGACATGGTGGATAACCTGATACTCAAGGATTATCAGAATAAAAAAGGATTTTTGATAGACAGAAAACCGCCGGCAAAAAAAGCTGGGGAGATAATCGATAAGCTGGGTATTCAGACACCGGGAATTAATTTCCCCGTAAAAAAACTGTCGGGGGGAAACATCCAAAAAGTGCTCTTGGGCAGGGAACTGGAATCCGATCCCAAGCTTTTAATAACGGCATACCCGGTGAGGGGCTTGGATGTGGGAGCAACCTATACAATATACAACCTTTTAAATGATGAAAAGAAAAAGGGCGTAGCCATTTTATATATAGGTGAGGACCTGGACGTACTGTTGGAATTATGCGACAGGATAATGGTACTATGTGACGGAAAAGTAACGGGCATAGTGGATGCAAGGACAGCAACCAAGGAAGAAATCGGCCTTATGATGGCCGGAGAAATGGAGGGAGCTACTTTATGATAAGATTCGTAAAGAGAGCAGAAATATCAAAATTAAAAAGCACCTTAATACGCTTGTCAGCCATAATCCTCGCCCTCCTTTTATTTGCAATCTTTATATATTTAATATCGAAGGAAAATCCTTTTGAGGTATACGCATCCATGCTGAAAGGGGCATTTGGTTCAAGATACAGGTTCAATGAAGTGGTTATAAAGGCAGTTCCCCTTATAATTTCATCCTTAGGGATTGCCATAGCTTTTAAAATGAAGTTCTGGAATATAGGCGCCGAAGGGCAGATAATGATGGGAGCCTTTGCAGCAAGCTTTATAGCCCTTAAATTCCCTGGACTGCCCCAGATAGTAATGCTGACTGCAATGGTTATAGCAGGCGTATTGATGGGGGGGATATGGGCTCTCATTCCGGCATTCTTCAAGGCCCAGTGGAGAACCAACGAGACTATAGTTACATTGATGCTGAATTATGTGGCATTGAAATTTGTGACCTACCTTCAATACGGACCATGGAAGGATCCAAAGGCGACGGGCTTTCCGAAAATACCTAATTTTGTGGATGCAGCCATCCTTCCTAAAGTCTTAGGTATTCACATAGGGTGGATAATTGCTATAGTGCTGGCAATTGTCATGTATATAGTTATGACTCACAGCAAATTGGGCTATGAGGTTTCCGTAATAGGTGAAAGTGAAAGAACCGCACAATATGCAGGTATAGATATAAAAAAGACTATAATAACAGCCGTTTTAATAAGCGGAGGCTTGTGCGGCCTTACAGGAATGATTCAGGCATCGGCTGTAAGCAACACCTTAAATATTGAAGTTTCGGGGGGGCTGGGCTTCACAGCTATTATAACAACCTGGCTGTCCGGTCTTTCAGCGCCATTTATAGTTGTAGCTTCTTTTCTTTTTGCAGCGCTTTTACAGGGCGGGTCATACATTCAGACAGCCTTTAACATCCCCGCCTCCATAGCACTTATGCTGCAGGGAATTATACTGTTTTTCGTTTTAGGCAGCGAGTTTTTTATAAACTTCATGCCGGTTACTCAAAAGCAGCTTAATACTATGATAAAATTACAAGCTTCAGGCAAGGAGGGGAAATAACATGGATTATATAGCATCCTTTTTTGCCGCAGCAATTGTGGCAGGCACTCCTCTTTTATTTGCTACCTTAGGTGAGATAATAACCGAAAAAGCAGGCCTTACTAACTTAGGTGTTGAAGGTATGATGCTCATGGGAGCCGTAGGCGGCTTTCAGGCCGGGCTTTTAACCCAGAACCCGGTTATCGCAATTTTATCAGGAGCCCTTGGCGGAATGATAGGAGCATTGATATTTGCATTTTTGACCATAGAGCTTCGCGTAAACCAGATTGTTTGCGGACTGGCGCTCAGTATATTCGGTGAGGGCTTTGCAAGCTACATGGGTAAAATTCTGGGGGGGAAAATGGTACCTCAGGCCCTTAAGGCATATTTCATGCCCTATAAAATACCACTTTTAGGTGATATCCCATTCCTGGGAAGAATTTTCTTCAGCCAGGATCCTTACATCTATTTAGGATATATAATAGCAATACTATTAGGGCTATATCTTTACAAAACCCGGCCCGGCTTAACTTTGCGCTCCATCGGCGAAAACCCCGGAGCAGCCGACGCCGCGGGAATTAATATATCAAGATATAAATACATTCACACACTTTTAGGCGGTGCCTTATCAGGGTTAGGCGGTGCTTACCTCTCCTTGGTATACGTTCCTGCATGGCAGGAAGGCATAACGGCAGGAAGAGGCTGGATAGCCGTAGCCCTGGTTATATTTGCAACCTGGAACCCTTACAAAGCAATTTTAGGCTCTTACCTTTTCGGCGGCTTAGACATCATAGGCTTCAGATTGCAGGGCACAAAATTTGCAGTATCCCAGTACCTTATCGATATGCTTCCCTACATGGTAACCATATCCGTACTGGTTTTCGTTTCACTGAAAAAATCAAAGGACAACTCCCCTCCCGCGGCCTTGGGAACCCCTTACTTCCGCGAAGAGAGGTAACAAATTTGGGGATACAACTTTAGTTGTGTCTCCTTACACTTTTACGCTGAATTTTGAACACCCCTCTCGTTGTGTTCCAGTTCTGAAAGTTCTAAGGCTCCCTGCCTTGAAAATGCAAGAATTTTTAAACTTCCTTCCGCTCAGACAATCTAAAATTCTAAGCAATATCTTTGGCAGCGTCGCCAAGAACTTTCAAAGAACTCTCACAATGCTATGGCGTTGTTCAAAATTCAGCGTCCTAAAATGTACATCTACAGCCTCTGACTATATTAACAGCAGTCAGGGGCTATTTACGTTGTATTCCTTTCCATATACAAGTTTGCTACTTTGGATATAATTGAATATAATAAATACTGATATCATTTCAAGCTTTTGACTGTATTAATTGCCATCTAAACGGAATTGTGTAGAATCTATATAGAACAAGCAAATGAAAATTGCTATGATATCAGTAAAGACGGAGTTATAGCGGAATGTTCATGTGGCTGTTAACCTCTATACTTGGGTTAGAGTGTAAATGATGTTTGTTTATAAATAAAAGAATCTTTAAAGTTGAGATGGCGTGATATGATGAATGGACATTGCGAAAGGACTGTAGAAGCTGTTAACGAAGCGGAGGAAAGCTGGAGTCATTATATGAGTGATAGAGATGTTTATAAGAAAGATTAAAATAATCTGACTTTATAATTTATGTAACTTCTGCCTTCATTTGCAAAGCTGGAAATAACAAAGCTGGAAATAATAGCGTAAAGGCCGTGTTTCTGTTAGCGAAGTACATGAAGCATAAGTCATTGTCTGAGCGATAGCGTATAAATTGAGGACATTCCTCAATAAAAAGAGGAGTGTCCCCTAACCTTAAACATACGAGTTTTACAGACACTAGGAATTAGAGCGTAATTGACGGCTTAAAAATGAAAACAGAGGGGTAAGGAGAGAACTAAAATGGAGAGGAAAGATTATGTTGTATTGGGGATAGAGTCAAGCTGCGACGAGACCTCGGCGGCAGTTGTTAAGGGCGGCAGAGAGCTCCTTTCAAATATAATATCGACACAGATAGAGCTGCATAAAAAGTTCGGAGGAGTAGTGCCGGAGGTAGCGTCAAGGAAACATGTGGAGCTTATAAATGTGGTTATACAGGAAGCCTTGGATAAAGCGGGAGTGACCCTTAATGATGTGGATATTATAGGAGCGACTTACGGGCCTGGACTGGTAGGAGCCCTTTTGGTAGGGCTTTCGACGGCAAAGGCACTAAGCTTTGCTGCAAAGAAAAAATTTGTAGGCGTAAACCACATAGAGGGCCATATATGTGCTAATTTTCTGGCACATAAAGAGCTGGAGCCTCCTTTTGTGTGTCTGGTGGTGTCAGGAGGCCATACCAATATAGTTTACATCGAAGATTACGGAAAATTTGAAATAATGGGAAGAACCAGAGATGACGCTGCAGGAGAAGCCTATGATAAAATTGCCAGGGCATTGGGACTGGGCTATCCGGGAGGTCCGGTAATTGATAAACTGGCGCTTCAGGGCAACAAGGATGCCGTTAACTTCCCCAGAATAAACCTTGATAAAAGCCTTGATTTCAGCTTCAGCGGATTAAAGACCTCTGTTTTAAATTATATAAATAAGCTTAATATGGTAGGCACAAAGATAATAGTTGAGGATGTTGCCGCAGCCTTTCAAGAGGCGGTGGTGGACGTTCTTGTGGATAAGACAATAAATGCCGCCATTTTGAAAAAAAGCAAAATAATTGGAATTGCCGGCGGAGTTGCGTCAAATTCAAGACTGAGAGAAAAATTCATGGAGAAGGCTAAGATACACGATATACAAATATTTTTTCCACCTCCCATATTGTGCACCGATAATGCAGCTATGATCGCTTCGGCAGCATATTACGAATATGTAAACGGAAGGGAATCGGATATGAGTCTTAACGCAAACCCTTCATTAAGGCTGGGTCAGCGGTAAGGCATATTTTGTATATGCAATTAGTGTATAATCTATAATTTTGTATTATGTAAACAGATTATGAGTAAATTTTAAAGAATGGTTGTTAAAAACTCAATTGTGGATAGTGTGAAAATAGTCATAAAATTAGAAAGTTCTAGTGTGGATATCTGTGGATAACTGTGTGGATAATGTGGATGGACTGCATTAACATAACAAAAAAAATTTATTTACGACATATTTTATGTGTACCAAAGTATACTGAGAAATTATGCATATGCATTAAAAAGAGGTAAAAAATGAAAACCGCACCTTATGATTATATACTTAAAACCATTGATAATACTAATATCTTGCCTGTAACCTCCAAATGCATCACCGGGTGTATATTCTGCAGTCATAAGAATAATCCTGCGGATATTGTTACATTTTGTATGCCAAATTTGTCGTCAAACCAAATTAAGGATTTATGTGAGTTTTTAGATAAGAATAAAAGGATCGTAATAGGTGAATCAGCCAGCAGAATAATAGAGGGAGAACCTTTCTTAAGGGAGGATTTATTAGATATACTTTACTATATAAGAAATAAATTCAAAAACACCCCCATAGTAATAACTACAAGCGGTAACCAGCTGACAAAAGAAAAAATAAGAAAATTAAAGGAATTTGAGCCTATAGAAATCAATTTATCTTTAAACAGCTCAACAAAAATCGGCAGAGAACTTCTTTTTAAAGGAAAGCACCATGAAAATGCTGTCATAGCACCAAAGCATTTAAGTGATGCAGGTGTAGCTTTTAACGGCAGCCTGGTAGCAATGCCTGACATAGCGGGCTATGAGGATATAGAAGAGACTGTTTCCTTTTTAAGCGAAAGCGGAGCACAGACTGTAAGGGTATATGTTCCCGGCTTTTCAAAGTTTAGTGAGTATGATGCGGATTTCTTTGAAATAAGAGAACGCTTAAATATTATAGCAGACAGGGTCCATGAAAAGTACAGGGTACCTATACTTGTGGAACCCCCGGAAATAAATAATCTTACTCCTGCCATAGCCGGTGTTATTAGAAATTCCCCTGCCCAAATCTGTGGCATGGAAAAAGGGGACATAGTATTAAAAGTAAATGACTATAAGCCTCAGTCCAGAGTGGATGCCTATAACCGCATATATAAAGATCAAAATCCCAAAGTAACCATAAAAAGAAAAAATTGTGAATTTAAAGCTACAATAATAAAGGAAGGTGACGCATCGGCAGGCGCAGTATTTTATTACGACCTTCACCCCGATACCATAAGAAGCATTGATAAATCCATAAAAAGATGCAATGCTAAAAAACCCGTTATTATAACGTCCCGCCTGGCCTATAAGGCTATTGAATCAGGCATAAAGAATATGTCCATGTTCGGTGACGGTCATATTAATATTTTGGCTGTGGATAATAAGTACTTCGGCGGCACTATAATGTGCGCAGGGCTTCTAACGGTGGATGACATAATTGATAAACTATCAGCTTCCAAAGAAGAGTATGATTTAATAATTCTCCCGGCCGCTCCATTTGATTTGAGTGGCTATGACCTTACAGGCCATAACTTTGAAGAAATACAGGATAAGCTAAATATTAGAGCAATAATAGCCGAATAGCACTAAAAAGCCATTTTACGGCAATTTGTAAATTTATAAACATAAAAATTTTTATTTTTATAAATTTTTTTATTTAATTATGGAGGAAATAGTAAATTTTTGAAGAATATTACCATAATTATAAAAATTTACAAGGGGAATATGTCATGGACTTCAATGATGAAAACTCGGCAATAATGTTTGAATTATTAAGCAACATTTTATTTTATCCGGCACCCATTGGAAAGTCAGATGAGATATATACTATGCTTTTAAGGCAATTCATAACCGCCTTCAAAGGCGAAATGGGTTTCATGCATTTGTTCAAAAACAGCAGCCTTAAGCTGGACGAGGACCTTATAACATACTACAATGTTCCCCGGGATTACATGGATATATTGATTCGCAACAAGGATAAGGTTTCTATAGAATTGGACAAAGTATTTTCACAGGGTAAATGCTATCTTTTAGATGAGAACGGTGGAAGTCAATATGAATTAAATGCCATGAGGAAGAAATATAAAATTGTATATTCCGTTACTGTGCCCATGTGGCTGGAAGATAAACTGACAGGGATAGTATATATTGCCTCAACAAAGAAAAATTTTGCCTTTGAAGACCGCATAGATTTCATGAAGGATTGCTGCAACAGGGCAGCAGCCGTTCTTAAAATACGCGCTGAATTTTTTTCCATTTATGACAGCCTTCTTCATGTGGAAAAAATGAATGCCTTAAACGTATTGACCGGCGGTATCGCCCATGAGTTTAACAATGTGCTGACTCCTATCCTGGGATTTTCACAGATGCTTATTAAAAAGCTGGATGATCCCAATTTAAAAATATATGCCCAAATGATAGAACAAAGTGCCAGGGACGGGGCTATGATTGTCAAAAGGGTAAATGAATTCACTAGAAAAGAGGCGGCTGGAGAAAAAGAACCCTGTGATATAAACGATTTGATATTAAAGAGCATTTACATGGTTCATCCCCAGTGGAAGGAAGAAGAATTGACTGCAGGTAAAAAGGTTTCGATATACACCGAATTAAAGGCCAGCGGGTATGTATACTGCAACTGCTGTGAAATCAGGGATGTAATAACCAATCTTCTCATAAACGCCTTCGATGCTATTGAAACCACAGGCAAAATAACAGTAAAAAGCTGGGATGAGGACGACAACGTATGCTTTGTTATAGAGGACGACGGCATAGGCATGAGCGATGAAGTCTTGGAAAAAATATTCACGCCTTTTTTCACTACTAAAACCAAGAGAGGCACCGGTCTTGGCCTATCTATCGCCCACAACATAATCGCCGGCTATTTCGGCACTATCAACGCTTACAGCATCCCCGGCTACGGCACCCAAATGGTCGTCAAACTCCCCCTTTATAATCCACCGGCACATGATGCAACCTAGACTGCTTAGAAAAAATAAGCTTATCAAACTTAGGGGATTAAGTACAAACTAATGTACCAGCAGATATGATGAACAAAACATTGCGCAGTGACTGCAGAGGCTGTTAACGAGGTAATTTTGCATAGTCTATTAGTAACGAAGACTAGTAGATGTGATAGTAAGCCAAAAGAGATAGCGGAATGTCCGTGTGCCTGTTAACGAAGGACAGGCAACATAAGTCATTGTTTGAGCGATAGCGAGTTATGACTTATGTCCTGGCCGAGTTTTACAGACACTAGGACATGCAGCGTTCTGAAGGTTTACTATCAATCGCATTGTTAAACTAAAGTTTCCCACTGCTCGTATAGGGAAGAGAGCTTAGATTCTAAATTTTTAAGTTCATCGTTAATCTCCTGGCACTTCACCGGATCCGAGTAAATGGTATCCAGACAGAGGAACTCGTGGAGCTCGGCAATGCGAGCTTCGCAAGAAGAGATATCCTCTTCAATGGACTTTATGATTTCTTTCTCTTTTTTCTCCCTTTGAGCCTGCTCCTTTAATTTGCGTTTTTCTTCCTTCATGGCGGTCTTGGTCATGCCGGGCAAAATTTGGGGCTGCTCAATAAACCTGGTGGGCCTGCCTTTTTTCTCAAGATAATATGAGTAGTTTCCAGGGTATTCCGTCGTGCCTGCCAAGCCTTCAAGATAAACAATGCGGTTTACCACCTTGTTTAAAAAATACCTGTCATGAGAAATTGTGAGTATGGTTCCGTCATAATTTAAAAGAGCATTCTCCAAGGCTTCCTTCGATATTATATCAAGATGATTTGTAGGTTCATCCAGCAGAAGAAAATTTGCCTGGGACAGCATGAGCTTAACTAAAGCCACACGGCTTTTTTCTCCTCCGCTAAGCGTGCTTATGCTCTTAAAAGCATCCTCTCCCGGGAAGAGAAAGGCGCCTAAAATTGTGCGAAGCTTTGTTTGTGTCAGGTCTGGATATGTATCCCATACCTCATCAATAACTGTTTTATTTACATCCAAATCCGACTGTTCCTGATCGTAATATCCTATCTTAACGTTGCGCCCTAAGTTAATATGGCCGGAATCGGGATTTAAAGCTCCCATAATCATCTTAAACAGCGTAGTCTTTCCCGTTCCGTTAGGGCCGATTAGCGCCACCCTTTCACCCTTTTTAAGATAAAGGTCTAAATTATTAAAAAGGGTTCTTGTTCCGAAGGATTTGGAGAGATTTTCGGCATCCAATACGTCATTGCCGCTTTTTATCCTTACCTCAAAGCTCATTTTTGCTGCTTCGGGATCGTTATCCGGCCGGTCAATGCGCTCGATTTTCTCCAATGCCTTTTCACGGCTTTCAGCCTGCTTGATGCTTTTTTCCCTGTTGTAGGACCTGAAGCGTTCAATTATAGCTTCCTGTCTTGCAATTTCCTTTTGCTGAAGATTATACTGCTTGTAGAGGTTCTCTTTTCTTACTTCTCTTTCCCGCACATAATATGAATAATTGCCGTTGTATTCATCCAGCCTGTTGTTGCCAAGCTCATAGGTTTTGTTGGTCACAATATCAAGAAAGAACCTGTCGTGGGAAATAATAAAAAGGCACCCTCTGTAAGCCTTTAAAAAATCCTCCAGCCATTCCACCGCATCTAAATCCAAATGGTTTGTAGGTTCATCAAGCAAGAGAATATCCGGTTTTGTAAGCAGAAGCTTTCCTAAGGCAACTCTGGTTTTTTGACCTCCGCTTAAAATATTTATCCCTTTATCAAAATCCTCGGCTGTAAAGCCCAGCCCTATAAGCACACCTTTGGAGAAGCTTCCGTAACCATAGCCGTCACGGCGGGTGAATTCATCCTGAAGGTTTGAGTATTCCGTCATAAGCCTTTCATGATATTCAGTGTCTGCCATGTTCTTTTCGTCGGCTATCATAATTTCAAGCTCTCTTAGACGGGCTTCCATCTTGACTAAATCATCATACACAGTTAAAACTTCCTCAATGACCGTCCTTGAGGAATCAAGGGACATGTTCTGAGGGAGATATCCAAGAGATATATCTTTAGCGGTATATTTATCGCCTGAATCGGCAATAATTTCACCGATTATTATTTTAAACAATGTTGATTTTCCGGCGCCGTTTACGCCTACAAGTCCTATTTTATCTCCTTCCTGCATACTGAAGGAGATATTTTCCAGTATGGTATTTGTACCATAAGCTTTGCAGATATTATTACAAGAGAGGACAATCAAAAATATCACCTCCGATAGATATTATAACAAAAATTTAGCTTTTCTAAGGCTCTTTTAACATGTATAATAATTCTATCAAATAATAAATGTAAAATAAATATTTAAAATTATTCTTAAAAAATGATAAATTAATACTAAAGAGGTCGAAATTTTTGTATTGTAGTGTATAATAATTATTAGTGTATAATATTTATGATGAATGAATCGGAGATTCATTTCCTCATGAAATTTTCTATGAGGATTTCATGATATGTAAATAATCCTTAATATATAGGAGGTGGATGAAATTGGGCGATAAAAGACAAATATCCATGGCAGTAGTCAGGAGGCTCCCCAAGTATCACAGATATTTACTTGAACTTATAAGAAACGATGTGGACAGAATATCATCTAAGGAATTAAGCGACAGAATAGGTTTCACAGCATCTCAAATAAGGCAGGACCTTAATAATTTCGGAGACTTTGGCCAGCAGGGATATGGTTATAATGTTAAGGACCTTTACAATGAAATAAGCAATATTTTGGGGCTCCATGCAAACTACAACATGGTTATAGCCGGTGCCGGAAATTTAGGTCAGGCAATTGCCGGTTATTCAAATTTTGAGAAAGAGGGGTTCAGGGTTAAGGCTTTATTTGACATAAATCCGAAGCTTATTGGACTCAGTATAAGGGATATAGAGATATTTGACATAGATAATCTCAGAAATTATCTTCATGACAACAAAGTAGACATAGGTATAATATGTACTCCCCGTGTTCAGGCTCAGAAAGTAGCCGATGTAATGGTTAAAAACGGCATCACTGCCATTTGGAACTTTGCCCCTACTGACCTTGATGTACCCAGAGGTGTAATAGTTGAGAACGTACATCTGTTAGACAGCCTTCTTACTCTCACATACAGAGTAAATGAACCTAAATTGCTTGATTACATTAATAAGGACCCTGAAGAAATAGTAGAAGAAGAGTAATGTTTTTAAATTAATAAAAGAAGGACTCCGGTTGAGGAGTCCTTTTCGTCAGGTCGGAGGTAAGCGCTTTGAAGGTTTACGGACTCATAGGAAGAAGCGGAAGCGGAAAAAGCCACAGGGCACAGCAAGTATCCAAAGAATACAATATTGAATATATAATCGATGACGGCCTTTTGATAAACGGCAACAAGGTTATAGCCGGCAAATCGGCAAAAAAAGAAAGCACAAAATTAGGCGCTGTTAAAAGAGCTGTGTTTAATGATAAGGAACACATGGAAATCATGAAAAAGGCTCTTTTGGAATACAGCCCTGAAAAAGTCCTTATATTAGGAACCTCGGACAGCATGGTGGAGAGAATTGCACAAAAACTGGGACTTCCTGAAATAACCCAAAAAATATATATAGAAGATATAGCAACCCAGAGGGAAATTGATATTGCGACCAGAATAAGAAAAGAGCAGGGAAAGCATGTCATTCCCGTGCCTACCTTTGCCATAAAAAAGGATTTTTCCGGATATTTTATAGATTCCATAAAAGGCTTAACCAAAAAAGACAGGGAAACATCCGACGATATGGAAAAGACTGTTGTTCGGCCTACCTTCAGCTATCTTGGCAAATACACCATAGCAAACAGTGTGATAAAATCCATGGTATCCTGTGGAGCTATGAAAATTCCCGGTGTTCACAAAGTACTTAAAGTAACTGTTGAAAATACCAATGATGAGCTTATCATTTCCATGGACATATCTATAGACTACGGAACAATACTTCCACAAATAGCCGCAAGGGTTAAAGAAAGCGTCAAAAATGATATTGAATATATGACTGCCTTTAATATTTCCGAGATAAACATATATATAAAATCAATCAATATTGAGACAACTTAAGAATTTACCAACCAAAGACCGATGACCGGTCTTTTTTTATTTCAAATAAACGAATATTTAAAGCCTGCGGCTTGTATTATTTTATAGAAATAATTTTGGAGGATGAGCCATGAAAAAAATTAATTCCAGGGTTCCTATAGCAGTACTCATATCAGTAATGTTAATATTTTTAAATATTTCCATAATAAGATACGTGAGAGAAATTACAGGAAATAATATAAAAAGTGTAATGGGCGGTACAATAATCAAGGAAGGATTATTCGGGCTTGAAGTTTTTGATGGGGCCGACAGTAAAAAGGAAGATGATTACATACAGAGATTCTTTCGGCCGTCAAAGGAAAAAGTAATGGATAAAAAGTATTTTTTTAACAAGGAAGGGGCTGAGCTGCCTAAAGTATTTCAGGCATCCAATGATGTAGTCAGGGCATATTTTGATATTATAAGCGATGCAGCCAATATGGGAAGCAAAAAAGGAGGCATGGGAAGCATAGGATACGGCACCGCACCTTATCCCGAAGCCTATAAGCTTTTGTCCGAGGATAAAAAGAAAGCCATGACTTATGAAAGCTTCCTTAAATCCTTTGAAAGTATAGGTCATATCAATCTTTTAAAAATGGCCGAAGGCCCTTCGGTAAAATCAGAAAACAGCATAAGCCCGCGGTATTTTGTGGAGATTGAGACAATAGAAGGCTCCGACACATTGGGCAAAACCTATTTTGCCTATTATTACGGTTATATA
This genomic window from Oxobacter pfennigii contains:
- a CDS encoding sensor histidine kinase, with amino-acid sequence MDFNDENSAIMFELLSNILFYPAPIGKSDEIYTMLLRQFITAFKGEMGFMHLFKNSSLKLDEDLITYYNVPRDYMDILIRNKDKVSIELDKVFSQGKCYLLDENGGSQYELNAMRKKYKIVYSVTVPMWLEDKLTGIVYIASTKKNFAFEDRIDFMKDCCNRAAAVLKIRAEFFSIYDSLLHVEKMNALNVLTGGIAHEFNNVLTPILGFSQMLIKKLDDPNLKIYAQMIEQSARDGAMIVKRVNEFTRKEAAGEKEPCDINDLILKSIYMVHPQWKEEELTAGKKVSIYTELKASGYVYCNCCEIRDVITNLLINAFDAIETTGKITVKSWDEDDNVCFVIEDDGIGMSDEVLEKIFTPFFTTKTKRGTGLGLSIAHNIIAGYFGTINAYSIPGYGTQMVVKLPLYNPPAHDAT
- a CDS encoding ATP-binding cassette domain-containing protein, encoding MIVLSCNNICKAYGTNTILENISFSMQEGDKIGLVGVNGAGKSTLFKIIIGEIIADSGDKYTAKDISLGYLPQNMSLDSSRTVIEEVLTVYDDLVKMEARLRELEIMIADEKNMADTEYHERLMTEYSNLQDEFTRRDGYGYGSFSKGVLIGLGFTAEDFDKGINILSGGQKTRVALGKLLLTKPDILLLDEPTNHLDLDAVEWLEDFLKAYRGCLFIISHDRFFLDIVTNKTYELGNNRLDEYNGNYSYYVREREVRKENLYKQYNLQQKEIARQEAIIERFRSYNREKSIKQAESREKALEKIERIDRPDNDPEAAKMSFEVRIKSGNDVLDAENLSKSFGTRTLFNNLDLYLKKGERVALIGPNGTGKTTLFKMIMGALNPDSGHINLGRNVKIGYYDQEQSDLDVNKTVIDEVWDTYPDLTQTKLRTILGAFLFPGEDAFKSISTLSGGEKSRVALVKLMLSQANFLLLDEPTNHLDIISKEALENALLNYDGTILTISHDRYFLNKVVNRIVYLEGLAGTTEYPGNYSYYLEKKGRPTRFIEQPQILPGMTKTAMKEEKRKLKEQAQREKKEKEIIKSIEEDISSCEARIAELHEFLCLDTIYSDPVKCQEINDELKNLESKLSSLYEQWETLV
- a CDS encoding redox-sensing transcriptional repressor Rex, whose product is MGDKRQISMAVVRRLPKYHRYLLELIRNDVDRISSKELSDRIGFTASQIRQDLNNFGDFGQQGYGYNVKDLYNEISNILGLHANYNMVIAGAGNLGQAIAGYSNFEKEGFRVKALFDINPKLIGLSIRDIEIFDIDNLRNYLHDNKVDIGIICTPRVQAQKVADVMVKNGITAIWNFAPTDLDVPRGVIVENVHLLDSLLTLTYRVNEPKLLDYINKDPEEIVEEE
- a CDS encoding Asp23/Gls24 family envelope stress response protein, which translates into the protein MKVYGLIGRSGSGKSHRAQQVSKEYNIEYIIDDGLLINGNKVIAGKSAKKESTKLGAVKRAVFNDKEHMEIMKKALLEYSPEKVLILGTSDSMVERIAQKLGLPEITQKIYIEDIATQREIDIATRIRKEQGKHVIPVPTFAIKKDFSGYFIDSIKGLTKKDRETSDDMEKTVVRPTFSYLGKYTIANSVIKSMVSCGAMKIPGVHKVLKVTVENTNDELIISMDISIDYGTILPQIAARVKESVKNDIEYMTAFNISEINIYIKSINIETT